In the genome of Campylobacter avium LMG 24591, the window GAGCGTTTTGCTTAATGCAAATAATTCTAAGCAAGAATTTATAATCCCTGACACCTTTATAAAAAATAGCGTAAGAGCTCATATCAAGGTATCTCCAAGACCTATAATAAATATAGAACACAGGCTTAAATACCTCTTGCAATACCCTTACGGTTGCATAGAACAAACAACCTCGGCGGTTTTACCTCAACTTTACCTTGATAGATTTAGCAAAAAAGCCGACAAGCAAACGGCTATTAACAACATAAACGCAGCTGTGAGTAGGTTTGCTAAATTTCAAACAGCAGATGGCGGCTTTTCGTATTGGCCTGGCGGAAACAAATCAAACGCTTATGGCAGCAACTACGCGGGCATGTTCTTGCTTTTAGCAAAGGAGGCTGGGTATTATGTGCCTGATTCTATGCTAAAAAGGTGGATAGAGTATCAAAAATCCTTCGTAAGCTCAGGCACGCAGTCAGCCTACACGCTAAATTTAAAGGCTTATTCGCTTTATTTATTAGCCCTTGCAAAAGAGCCAAATATAAGTGCTATGAATATGCTTTATGAAAGATTAAGCGAACTTAGTAATGAATCTAAATGGCTTTTAGCGGCTGCTTACAAACTAGCCGGAATTGATGAAAGTGCTTTAAAAATAGCTTCTCAAACCTCGACAACACCAAATAGCACATTTTATAGCTACACTTACGGCTCAAGCACAAGGGATAAGGCCATAATAGCAGTAGCTTACAATCAAATCTATGGTAAAAATGATGCAAATTTGCTAAAAGACTTAACAACGCAGCTAAGCTCAAATAACTACCTTTCAACTCAAAGCATGGGCTATGCTTTATATGCTTTTGCCCAGTCTTTAAACATCAAAGAAAGCGCTAGTGAAAATTTTATGGACGCTACTTTAAATTTAGACGGCAAAAATATCAGACTTAATCAAAATGATGAGCAAAGCTTTGAATTTAACAAGGGCAAGGCTGTTATCGAAAGCAAAAAAGAACTCTTTGTAGACTTTATCGCAGAGGGCTTTTTAAAGGAAGCAAAACCCCTTGCGGATAACTCCGGCACGGCTAATCAATACATAGAACTTTCAAGCAAATTTTATAATGCAAATACTGTAGAGCTAAGCAATGGGCATTTTAACGAGGCTGCCTTGTATACGGAGGATACTTTTAAAAGCTCTGATAGCATATACATGGAAACGGCTATAAGATTAAAGGATAATGCTCCTGTTTCTTATTTAGAAAATGTGGCTCTAACTCAGCTTTTGCCTAGCGGCTTTGAAGTATCTAGCAATCTTTTAGACAAGGATAATAAATTAATAAGCACGGTGCAAAATACGCCTGAGCTTGATTTTGTGGATACTAGAGATGATAAGATTATGTGGTTTATGAGCTTAAAAAAGGGCAAAACCTTGTATTTAAGAGCTAGGTTAAATGTCGTTACGCCGGGTAAATTTATTATGCCTGGAACTTACGCCGAAGCTATGTATGATAATAATTTCCAAGCCTTTGAAAAAGCCAGAACCATAACAGTTCATGAAAGGTAAAATTCTTAAAAGCTCTATTTTTATAGGGCTTTTACTTTTTTTATTTCTAGTTTTTGTATTTTTTAGCTTTGATGAAAAAGAACTCTTACAAACCTTTAATAGCAGATATAGCAAGGTTTTATACGATAAAAATAAAGAAATTTTAAGCGCTTTTATAAATGATGATGAGCAGTGGCACATAAGAAGCGATGATATACCAAGCAGGCTTAAAACCGCAGTTATTGAGTATGAGGATAAGAATTTTTACTCTCATTTTGGGGTGGATTTTTTAGCAATTTTAAGAGCTTTGAAAAACAATATCCTAACAGATAAAAGAAGCGGTGCTAGCACCATTTCCATGCAAGTAGTAAAACTTGGCTCGGATAATCAAAGAACCTATCTTAATAAAGTTAAAGAAATCATACAAAGCCTTGCCCTTGAAACAAAGCTCACAAAGGATGAAATTTTAAAGCTTTATCTAAATAATGCGCCTTATGGCGGGAATTTAGTGGGCTTTGCTTCGGCGATTAGATTTTATTTTGATAAAAATCCTAAGGATTTGTCTTGGAGCGAGGCCGCTGTTTTAGCAGTGCTTCCTAACTCGCCCGGCCTTATAAGCTTAGAAAAAAATGATGATAAATTGCTTTTAAAAAGAAATGCCTTGCTAAAAAAACTCTTTTTAAAAGGCTACATGCAAGAGGATATTTACAAACTTTCCCTGCTAGAACCCTTGCCAAAATTTAAGCCAAGACGAAATTTAGCACCTCATCTAGCACAAGAACTTCTAAATTCTAAGCAAAAAGAACTCATATCCAGCATAGATAAGTCCGTGCAAGAAAGATTTGAAAGAAAGGCAAAGGAGTATTCTATTTATCTTAAACAACTAGGCATACAAAATTTGGCCATTTTGTTGCTTGATACAAAAACTTCCAAGGCTTTAGCTTATGTTGGTTCTCAGGATTTTTACGATACGCATTTAGGGCAGATAAACGGGGTTGTGGCCAAAAGAAGCGCTGGTTCTACCCTAAAACCTTTCTTGTATGCCTTAGCTATAGATGATGGCTTGATAGCTCCAAAGTCGATATTGCTTGATGTGCCTACATTTTTTTCAAATTTCAATCCCCAAAATGCGAACAAAAAACACTACGGCCTAGTAAGTGCAAAGGAAAGCTTAAGACGCTCTTTAAATGTGCCTTTTGTGGCCTTGCTAAAAGACTATGGATACGATAAATTTTTTTTCAAAATGAAAGATTTTTTGAACTTTGAGGATGAGGATTATGATAAATACGGCTTGTCTTTTATCTTAGGAACGAAAGAATTTAGCCTAGAAGAGCTTACTAAGCTTTATTTAGCACTTGGAAATTACGGAATGCTTGGTGAAATTTCATACAAAGAACAAGAACAAAGCCCGCAAAAAAGGCAAATTTTCTCTCAAGGCTCAGCCTATCTTACCTTAGAAGCACTAAACAATCTTCAAAGAGTAGGTCTAGAACAGTACAACAAAAACAACAAAATCATATCTTGGAAAACAGGGACAAGCTATGGAAGAAAAGACGCTTGGGCGATAGGGACAAGTGTTAATTACACGCTTGGGGTTTGGGTTGGAAATTTTAGCGGCGAGGCTAATGCGAATTTGTACGGAGTGAGCATAGCTGGGGATTTGTTTTTTGAGCTTTTGTCTTTGTTAGATAATACAAATTTAGCCTTCAAAAAACCGGATGATTTAAAACTCATAAAACTTGACTTTCTAACAGGCTACAGGTACGACAACAAGGGAGCTTACATAAAGGATTTATATCCAAAACAAGCTAAGGTGCTAAGAACTTCGCCATTTTTAAAGACCTTTTATGAGTATGAGGGAGAAAAAATAACTTCTTTGCATAGCAACTTCAAAGACGCACAAGCTGTTTTAAGGCTTGATTTGCCGCTAAATGCCGTGTCGTTTTTAAAGCAAGAAAGAATGTCTGTAAAAGCTTTTAAATCACTTGAAATTTTATACCCTACGCATAATTTAAATTTAATCCTAGCAAGGGATTTAAATCAGAAAAAAGGTCTTGTGGTAAAGATAGCCAATGTAAAAAATGACAAGCTTTATTATTATTTAAATGAAAATTTGATTTATGAGGGCTATAAAAACGAACTTGAGCTTGATTTAAATCCAGGAACTTACAAGCTTTATGTTGTAAATCAGCAAGGAGAAAGTGATTTAAGAACTTTCACCGTTGCAAGATAATCACTTATAAGCTATATTTTGCTCAAATTCCTTAAGTCTTTTATGTATGCTTCTAAGCTCTGTGATAGTTGTCCAATTTGTGATAAAAACACTAAAAGAGGTTCTAACCTGGTCAAAGGCATTATTCATTTGTATAACTATGCCAAGCCCTATAATACCGGCAAACAAAGACGGCGCTACTATCAAAAATGGCACTATAACCAAGCTTTGTTCAAACAAAATAAGCCAGATATTAAAATAACCATAGTGTAAAAACAACCTACGGTAATTAAGCTTAAGGCCTGTAAATAACTCAAGCATACTCTCTTTGCTAGCGTAATTTTTCCTATCGTCTTCAGCAAAAACAAGCTCTTTTCTAAAAGCAGCCTCCGCCTTTTGATTATTGTACTCAAGGCCTGGCAGTTTAATGCCCACAAACCAAGATATAGCAAGCCCACCAAGAGAGATGAAAAAGGCTACATATACCAAAAAGCCATCCACATGCTTTAAAAAGGCAAAAAAGCTCTCATCGCCAAGCTTTTCAAATAAAGCCCTTGAAATAGGCTCGCTAAGAGTGTAAAGTATAGGAATAAAAGCCATTAGTATCATGAGTGCTTTTACAAATTCAAGGCCTAATTTTTGAACTATCTTAGAAAAATTATAACAATCCTCTTGAATTCTTTGCGAGCTTCCTTCTATGTTATCATCCTTTAACTTCCATAGCCTAAGATACTCAAAGGTCATCGCCTCACGCCACTTAAAAGTGTAAAGACTAGCAAAGTAAATGCCAACGGTAGCAATGAAAACATAAGGTATAGCAATGCCCAAAAATACCCACACAAGAGAATAAAAAACACTTATGCCGTACGTGCCATGAGAGCTTATATCTCTGGAGTCAAAAAAAACTTCAAGCAAACTTTGGTAAAAAAATAAGGAGAATTTGTTTATAAAATTAGCCTCATCTAGCTTTTTTTGCGCTATGGCTGTGTTGTTATTATCTATCAAGGCTTGTTTAAATTCAGCCTCGGAAACTTCTTTTTTGGGAGCTTGCAAAACATCGTAAAAATCTTTATACCACTCATTAATAGAAACACTTAAACTTGTTTGAATGTAAAGCAAGGCGAGCAAAAAAGCTAAACCTAAATAAGCATAAAGGGCGAATTTTTTACTTAAATAAAATGATTTAAACATCTAAGTCCTTTATAAAAGGACTTATTGTAACAAAGAACTTTAAATAAAGCCTTCGTAATGAAGGCTTTTACTTTAAGGTGTAAAGTATGTTTTGTGAATCTTGATAAGACATTATGTGCAAGACATTATCTTTAAAAAAGATACTTCTAGCATTTTTTATACTATCAGGATAAGAGATTGTTTTTACAACTTCTTCTTTGTTAGGGTCGATTACAGCTATAACATTGTGATTTTTGCTAAGGGCGTAAATTAAGCCGTCTTTATAAGTCATAGATGTTATATAAAGCTCTCCTAAGGTGCTGCCTTCTTTTAAATTCGCCTTTGGTGTAAATTCAGCAGACAAAACTCTATCGCTTAGTAAAAATTTAGAAATAACAAATTTCTTAGCATTTTTGTTATTTGGCACGGTTGCTAGATAAAAATATTTATCATCGCTTGTCATGCTTGCTGTGTGATTAAGTTTAGCACGAACAGTATCTAGTCTTCCTCTACCAAGCTTATCGCCTTGTCCCTCAAATTTATCAGCACCCTTGATAAAATCAGCATACTGCAAGACTTCATCTGCATTTTCATTTTTAGCAAATCTTAGATAGCTCTTGTTTGAACCCATTAGCATAAATTTATCTTGTAGGTAAGGTATTATGCCTATGATAGGGTCTATCGTGGCCGAAAAATAAGGGTCTAGCTCAAAATCGCTTTTCACAGAAAAATCATCATTTAAAAAATACACAGACCACTTAGAAGAAGCCACAAATTCGTTATTTATGTAAGCAATAGTATTGATAGCTTTGTCAAATTCTAGCTTTTTCTCGCTTATGATGTTTAATTTTTGGTCTATGCTAGCAAAAGGCGAGTTGTTTGAGTCATTGTCAAATTTAATGCCAAGCTTCTCACTAGCCGGTGCAAAAGCGTAATCAGGAGCTTTCACATCCCTATTGCCTAAGAATGAAATGTTTTGCCAATTGCCTTTCCAGCCATTTGTGCTCCAAATCACATATTTAGGGTTTAGGCTAAATCTAACAGGATCTCCTTGTCCTATGTATGGAGGTACGCCTGTGCTAACAAAGGCTTGAAAGGCGTTAGAAGCTACTATAATGCTGCTTATGATAACAAAGATAAAGCCAGTTTTGCTAAAATCTCTGTATTTTTTGCCGTTCATTTCCTTGTCAAAATCGCTAAATTTAGGCACTAAAAGAAATAAAATTCCTAAAAATATAATAACAAACCAAAACACCACCTCAGCCCAAAAATATGTGTGAATTCCAAAAACCTGCAGTGAAAAACCTTGGTCTAAATCCCTATGTGCGTGTGCTCCGTAGTGTAAAAAAGACTGATACAAGCCAACAGCACTAATGAGCAATAAAGCGGCTATGTATTTTCCCTTAAAACCATACCTCACTATAAAAAAGGCTACAACACCTATGAAAATCATAGCCTCTCTTTGTCCCCAGCAAAGATAGCAAGGGCTATCACCCATCATATAACCAAAGACTATATTAGCTATGCCAACAGGTAAAAGTATGATTAAAAACGCGGCTAAAGACAGTAAAAAATAAAAATTTTTAACTTTGCAAAGTTCTTTCATATCGTCACCTTTATAAATTCATAGCACTTAAAAGTCCTGAGCTTTTGTGCCCAACGTACAAAAAAACCATCATCGCCCACGAAATCATAACCAAAGCAAAGGCCAAATTTTCCTTTTCTGGCTTTTTTATGATTAAGATGAGGGCGATTAAAACCAAAATAAGTTCTAAAAACTCCATACAATCTCCTTAAAAAATAAAAAGAAATTATAGTGCAAATTTTAAAAAATGAAGCAAAAAAATTAAATATAATAACTTTTTTTAAAAATAAATCATCTAAAAGGCCAACTAAATATCAAGCTCTATGCCAACAGGTGCGTGGTCTGAGCCAAAAATATCAGTTCTTATAAAGGCGTCTTTTAACTTACTCTCAAGCCCCTTTGATATAAAAAAATAATCAATCCTCCAGCCCACATTCTTTTCCCTAGCTCTAGCCCTATACGACCACCACGAGTATTTTTCTTTCACATCGCCATTTATCATTCTAAAAGTATCTAAAAAGCCATTTTCTAAAAGGCTATCTATCCAAGCTCTTTCTATAGGCAAAAAGCCTGATGTCTTTGCATTTGCCTTTGGGTGTGTTAGGTCTATTTCTTTATGTGCGGTATTTACATCCCCACAAATTATCACTTCAAGACCTTCTTTTTGAAGCTTTTTAAGATAGAGTAAAAAATCCTCATAAAATTTCATCTTGTATTGCAGTCTTTGCTCATTTTGCTGACCATTTGGAAAATAAATATTAAAAAGAGCTATATTTTTAAATCTATGTTCTAAAACCCTGCCCTCATCATCAGGAGCAAATTCGCACTTAAAAACCTCGCTTTTAAAATTACTCAAGCTCATCACGCCAGAATACCCTGCTCTTTTAGCGCAGTTGTAGTTTATATGCTCAAAGCCAAGATTATAAATATCCTTTGGGAATTTATCCTCACTAGCCTTAACCTCTTGAAAGCCTACAAAATCAGCCTTTTCATCCCTTAACCACTCAAGTGCATTTTTATCGCAAATGGCTCTAAGTCCATTTACATTCCAAGATATAAATTTCATTTAAATCCTTACTATACTTTAAGTCAAATGCTTATCTTAACATAATTTTTGATTAATCTTTAAACTTTATAATTTAAACTTTTTTAAGGAAAATTTATGTTTAAACTAAAAATTTCTTGGCTAAGCTTGACACTTCTTAGCACCCTTGCGATAAGCCTTATAAATTTCAAGGCTTTTTTTATAGCTTATGAGAATTTTTCGCAAGATAAATTTTTACTAACGGTTTTTTTATTTTTGTCTTATTTTTGCTTAGCTTACATCATCTTGGCTATCTTGTTTTTTAGATATGTGCTTAAATTTTTTCTCATACTTTTTCTTATAACTAGTCTTATTTCTTTTTATTTTTTGCATTTTTACGGGGTTTTAATAGACCCTACCATGATAAAAAACGCCATGAATACAGACAAAAAAGAGGTGCTAGACCTTTTAAGCTTAAAGGCTTTTTTGTTTATACTTTTGGCCTTGTTTTTATCTTATCTCATCTTTAAGCTAGAAATTGTCTATCCTAGTTTTAAAAAACATATTTTCATCAGGCTTTCTAGCATAGGGCTTGCCTTTGTGTTATTTTTATGCTTTTTCATGCCTTTTAGCAAAACCTATGTGCCATTTTTTAGGGTGCATAGCTATCTAAAGATGTATAACGCGCCTTTTTATCAAATTTACGCTCTTATGAGATGCTATCAACTTGAACTTCGTACCAAAAAAGAGCTTGAAATCATATCTAATGACGCCTTTAAAGAGGATAATACAAGTAAAAAAATACTCGTTCTAGTCTTGGGCGAAACCGCTAGAGCAGCGAATTTCTCTCTTAGCGGATATAAAAAAAATGATACAAATTTTTACACAAAGCAGATAAATGGCTTGGTGTATTTTAACTCTGTTTCATCTTGCGGCACCGCAACTGCCATATCCTTACCTTGCATGTTTTCTAAGTCAAAAAGAAAAGATTATCAAAGCTTTGAGTATGCTGAAAATCTTTTAGACATTTTTGAAAAAACAGGGCTTAAAATCACTTGGATTTCTAATAACTCTGGCGGCTGTCAGGGCGTTTGCGATAGGCTGGATAAACAAAATGTCTTTATGAGGAGTTTTGATTATGATGAAGCTTTGTTGGATGATTTTAACACCGCTTTAAAGAATTTAGATAAGCAAAATATCATCATTTTGCACCTGCAGGGCTCGCACGGACCTGCTTACTACAAAAGATATCCTGATGAATTTAAGAAATTTAAGCCAACTTGTGATACAAACGAGCTTTCTAAATGCACTAGTGATGAGCTTATAAACACTTACGATAACACCATACTTTACACGGATTTCATACTAAAAGAACTTATTGAGCGTTTAAAAAGTCAAAAAGACTATGAAGTATCCTTGCTTTATGTGTCAGACCATGGAGAAAGTTTAGGTGAAAATGGAATTTACTTGCATTCTATGCCGTATTTTATGGCGCCGGATACGCAAACTAAGGTTCCTATGCTTTTTTATAGCTCTAATGAAACCTTGCTACAAACTGCTAAAAAAAGCGAATTTTTAGAGCTTTCGCACGATAATATCTTTAGCACTCTTTTGGGATATTTTTCCATAAGCTCTGCACTTTATGAAAAAGAGTATGATTTTTTAAGAAAGGATAAACCTTGAAGCCAAAATACTCATTTTTTAACAACGCTAGATACGCACTTGAGGGCATTTTAGCTATGCTTAGATACGAGATGGCTTTTAGGCTTGAGCTTTTAGTCATCATACCTGCTTTAATTCTAAATTTCTTTTTGCCCCTAAGTTTGCTTGAGCATTTATTTTTAGCCTTTGTTTTGTTTTTAATCCTCATAGTAGAAGCCTTAAATTCAGCCATAGAAAGCTGTGTGGATTTAGTAACTGAGGAGTTTAAAACAAAGGCTAAGATAGCTAAGGACTGCGCTAGTGCGGCTGTGTTTTTTTCTGTCTTACTTGCGCTTTTTTCTTGGTTTTTTGTGCTTTTAGGATTGTTATGAAAGATGAGAAAGTAGAAAGGCTTTGTGAAAAAATTTTTGGCAAGAAAAGGTTTAAACTTTTTAAGTTTTTATGTAAAATAGCCGATGAGAATAATTTCATTTTCGCTAAGATAGACAGCCTTTGCGAGGACTTAAATTTAAGCAAACCAACCGTAATAAACGCTTTTAAATTCTTAGAAGAAAATAAAATTTTAAAAAAGCATAAAAATGGCTTTTACGAACTTTTGCTAGGAGATAAAAATGAGGCTTAAAAACCCTTTGGATATGCACTTACACTTAAGAGATAATGCTATGCTTAAACTTGTTGCACCCTTTTCTGCTAAGGATTTTAAGGCAGCTGTTATAATGCCAAATTTAATCCCCCCACTTTGTGACATAAAGTCCTTAAAAGAGTATAAGCAAAGAATTATCAGTGCTTGTGGTACAGAGGACTTTAGTCCTTTAATGACGCTTTTTTATCAAAATTATGAGTATGATTTTTTAAAAGAGGCAAAAGAGCATATCTTTGCTATAAAGCTTTATCCTGCTGGAGTTACTACAAATTCAAGCTCTGGCATAGCAAATTTTGATATAAGTAGCTTAAAAGGCACTTTACAAGCGATGAGTGAGCTTGAAATTCCGCTTTTAATACACGGTGAAACAAATGATTTCGTTATGGATAGAGAAGCAAATTTTGCAAAAATTTATGAGAATTTGGCTAAGAATTTTCCAAATTTAAAGATAGTTATGGAGCATATCACCACAAAAAGATTATGTCAGCTTTTAAAAGAGTATGAGAATTTATACGCCACCATAACGCTTCATCACTTAATCTTAACTCTTGATGATGTTTTAGGAGGGAAGTTAAATCCACATCTTTTTTGCAAACCCATAGCAAAAAGATACGAAGATAAGGAAGCCTTGTGCGAATTAGCCTTTGCAGGACACGAAAAGGTAATGTTTGGAAGCGATAGTGCGCCCCATCCTCTAAGCGAGAAAGAGTGCTGCGGCTGTGCGGCAGGGGTATTTTCAGCACCACTTGCCCTGCCTTTGCTTTGTGAGCTTTTTACTAAGCACTCAAACGAAGAAAATTTGCAAAAATTCATAAGTGATAATGCTGTTAAAATTCACAAGCTAAGCTTTGAAAAAGACAAGATTATAAGTCTTAAAAAAGAAAAATGGCAAATTCCTAGCAAGTATGGCGATGTAGTG includes:
- the dba gene encoding disulfide bond formation protein Dba, with the translated sequence MEFLELILVLIALILIIKKPEKENLAFALVMISWAMMVFLYVGHKSSGLLSAMNL
- the pbpC gene encoding penicillin-binding protein 1C — encoded protein: MKGKILKSSIFIGLLLFLFLVFVFFSFDEKELLQTFNSRYSKVLYDKNKEILSAFINDDEQWHIRSDDIPSRLKTAVIEYEDKNFYSHFGVDFLAILRALKNNILTDKRSGASTISMQVVKLGSDNQRTYLNKVKEIIQSLALETKLTKDEILKLYLNNAPYGGNLVGFASAIRFYFDKNPKDLSWSEAAVLAVLPNSPGLISLEKNDDKLLLKRNALLKKLFLKGYMQEDIYKLSLLEPLPKFKPRRNLAPHLAQELLNSKQKELISSIDKSVQERFERKAKEYSIYLKQLGIQNLAILLLDTKTSKALAYVGSQDFYDTHLGQINGVVAKRSAGSTLKPFLYALAIDDGLIAPKSILLDVPTFFSNFNPQNANKKHYGLVSAKESLRRSLNVPFVALLKDYGYDKFFFKMKDFLNFEDEDYDKYGLSFILGTKEFSLEELTKLYLALGNYGMLGEISYKEQEQSPQKRQIFSQGSAYLTLEALNNLQRVGLEQYNKNNKIISWKTGTSYGRKDAWAIGTSVNYTLGVWVGNFSGEANANLYGVSIAGDLFFELLSLLDNTNLAFKKPDDLKLIKLDFLTGYRYDNKGAYIKDLYPKQAKVLRTSPFLKTFYEYEGEKITSLHSNFKDAQAVLRLDLPLNAVSFLKQERMSVKAFKSLEILYPTHNLNLILARDLNQKKGLVVKIANVKNDKLYYYLNENLIYEGYKNELELDLNPGTYKLYVVNQQGESDLRTFTVAR
- a CDS encoding helix-turn-helix domain-containing protein, which translates into the protein MKDEKVERLCEKIFGKKRFKLFKFLCKIADENNFIFAKIDSLCEDLNLSKPTVINAFKFLEENKILKKHKNGFYELLLGDKNEA
- a CDS encoding putative transporter, whose amino-acid sequence is MFKSFYLSKKFALYAYLGLAFLLALLYIQTSLSVSINEWYKDFYDVLQAPKKEVSEAEFKQALIDNNNTAIAQKKLDEANFINKFSLFFYQSLLEVFFDSRDISSHGTYGISVFYSLVWVFLGIAIPYVFIATVGIYFASLYTFKWREAMTFEYLRLWKLKDDNIEGSSQRIQEDCYNFSKIVQKLGLEFVKALMILMAFIPILYTLSEPISRALFEKLGDESFFAFLKHVDGFLVYVAFFISLGGLAISWFVGIKLPGLEYNNQKAEAAFRKELVFAEDDRKNYASKESMLELFTGLKLNYRRLFLHYGYFNIWLILFEQSLVIVPFLIVAPSLFAGIIGLGIVIQMNNAFDQVRTSFSVFITNWTTITELRSIHKRLKEFEQNIAYK
- the dsbI gene encoding disulfide bond formation protein DsbI — its product is MKELCKVKNFYFLLSLAAFLIILLPVGIANIVFGYMMGDSPCYLCWGQREAMIFIGVVAFFIVRYGFKGKYIAALLLISAVGLYQSFLHYGAHAHRDLDQGFSLQVFGIHTYFWAEVVFWFVIIFLGILFLLVPKFSDFDKEMNGKKYRDFSKTGFIFVIISSIIVASNAFQAFVSTGVPPYIGQGDPVRFSLNPKYVIWSTNGWKGNWQNISFLGNRDVKAPDYAFAPASEKLGIKFDNDSNNSPFASIDQKLNIISEKKLEFDKAINTIAYINNEFVASSKWSVYFLNDDFSVKSDFELDPYFSATIDPIIGIIPYLQDKFMLMGSNKSYLRFAKNENADEVLQYADFIKGADKFEGQGDKLGRGRLDTVRAKLNHTASMTSDDKYFYLATVPNNKNAKKFVISKFLLSDRVLSAEFTPKANLKEGSTLGELYITSMTYKDGLIYALSKNHNVIAVIDPNKEEVVKTISYPDSIKNARSIFFKDNVLHIMSYQDSQNILYTLK
- a CDS encoding phosphoethanolamine transferase produces the protein MFKLKISWLSLTLLSTLAISLINFKAFFIAYENFSQDKFLLTVFLFLSYFCLAYIILAILFFRYVLKFFLILFLITSLISFYFLHFYGVLIDPTMIKNAMNTDKKEVLDLLSLKAFLFILLALFLSYLIFKLEIVYPSFKKHIFIRLSSIGLAFVLFLCFFMPFSKTYVPFFRVHSYLKMYNAPFYQIYALMRCYQLELRTKKELEIISNDAFKEDNTSKKILVLVLGETARAANFSLSGYKKNDTNFYTKQINGLVYFNSVSSCGTATAISLPCMFSKSKRKDYQSFEYAENLLDIFEKTGLKITWISNNSGGCQGVCDRLDKQNVFMRSFDYDEALLDDFNTALKNLDKQNIIILHLQGSHGPAYYKRYPDEFKKFKPTCDTNELSKCTSDELINTYDNTILYTDFILKELIERLKSQKDYEVSLLYVSDHGESLGENGIYLHSMPYFMAPDTQTKVPMLFYSSNETLLQTAKKSEFLELSHDNIFSTLLGYFSISSALYEKEYDFLRKDKP
- the pyrC gene encoding dihydroorotase; its protein translation is MRLKNPLDMHLHLRDNAMLKLVAPFSAKDFKAAVIMPNLIPPLCDIKSLKEYKQRIISACGTEDFSPLMTLFYQNYEYDFLKEAKEHIFAIKLYPAGVTTNSSSGIANFDISSLKGTLQAMSELEIPLLIHGETNDFVMDREANFAKIYENLAKNFPNLKIVMEHITTKRLCQLLKEYENLYATITLHHLILTLDDVLGGKLNPHLFCKPIAKRYEDKEALCELAFAGHEKVMFGSDSAPHPLSEKECCGCAAGVFSAPLALPLLCELFTKHSNEENLQKFISDNAVKIHKLSFEKDKIISLKKEKWQIPSKYGDVVPFKANEILEFKTSL
- a CDS encoding exodeoxyribonuclease III, giving the protein MKFISWNVNGLRAICDKNALEWLRDEKADFVGFQEVKASEDKFPKDIYNLGFEHINYNCAKRAGYSGVMSLSNFKSEVFKCEFAPDDEGRVLEHRFKNIALFNIYFPNGQQNEQRLQYKMKFYEDFLLYLKKLQKEGLEVIICGDVNTAHKEIDLTHPKANAKTSGFLPIERAWIDSLLENGFLDTFRMINGDVKEKYSWWSYRARAREKNVGWRIDYFFISKGLESKLKDAFIRTDIFGSDHAPVGIELDI
- a CDS encoding diacylglycerol kinase, coding for MKPKYSFFNNARYALEGILAMLRYEMAFRLELLVIIPALILNFFLPLSLLEHLFLAFVLFLILIVEALNSAIESCVDLVTEEFKTKAKIAKDCASAAVFFSVLLALFSWFFVLLGLL